The following proteins are co-located in the Anas platyrhynchos isolate ZD024472 breed Pekin duck chromosome 1, IASCAAS_PekinDuck_T2T, whole genome shotgun sequence genome:
- the KITLG gene encoding kit ligand: MKKAQTWIITCFCLQLLLLNPLVKAQSSCGNPVTDDVNDIAKLVGNLPNDYMITLKYVPKMDSLPNHCWLHLMVPEFSRSLHSLLQKFSDISDMSDVLSNYSIINNLTRIINDLMACLAFDKNKDFIKENGHLYEEHRFFPEQFFEVFNSTIEVYKEFADTLDKNDCILPSTVETPENDSRVAVTKTILFPPVAASSLRNDSTGSNTSSNKEALGFISSSSLQGISIALTSLLSLLIGFILGAIYWKKTHPKSRPESDETTECHGCQEENEIRMLQQKEKEHLQV; the protein is encoded by the exons aCTTGGATTATCACTTGCTTTTGTCTTCAACTACTCCTACTTAATCCTCTTGTCAAAGCCCAGAGTTCCTGCGGGAATCCAGTGACAGATGATGTAAATGACATTGCAAAATTG GTTGGAAATCTGCCAAATGATTATATGATAACCCTTAAATATGTCCCGAAGATGGATAGCTTG CCTAATCACTGTTGGTTGCATTTGATGGTGCCTGAATTTTCAAGGAGTCTACATAGTCTTCTCCAGAAATTTTCTGATATTTCCGATATGTCTGATGTTTTAAGCAACTATTCAATCATCAATAATCTCACAAGGATAATTAATGATCTTATGGCATGTCTAGCTTTTGATAAAAATAAG gattttataaaagaaaatggtCACCTTTATGAAGAACATCGCTTCTTTCCTGAGCAGTTTTTTGAGGTCTTTAATAGTACCATTGAGGTTTACAAGGAGTTTGCAGACACATTGGATAAGAATGACTGTATTCTGCCTTCAACAGTAGAAACACCAGAGAATG ATTCCAGAGTCGCTGTcacaaaaacaattttgtttcctcctgttgctgccagctcccttaggaATGACAGCACTGGCAGTAACACTAGCAGTAACA AAGAGGCACTTGGCTTCATTAGCAGCTCCAGCCTTCAAGGGATCAGCATAGCATTGACATCATTACTGTCTCTTCTTATTGGCTTTATTTTGGGAGCCATATATTGGAAG aaaacaCATCCCAAATCCAGACCAGAGAGTGATGAAACTACAGAGTGTCATGGCTGTCAAGAGGAAAATGAGATAAG gatgttgcagcagaaagaaaaagaacatctaCAAGTGTAG